Part of the Acropora palmata chromosome 10, jaAcrPala1.3, whole genome shotgun sequence genome, GAAAAATCAGTCAATTTTGACACCAAACAAAGCATCTTTTATTGACTCCTTTCAATAACTTAAATAATTGATCTCAAGTTAAAATGTTACTGCGGTAACTAAAAGGAGAAAAAGTCGACCATTTTAACACGCAGTTTTTGAAAAGTTAAGAATTATCATCGATATTGAAGAGAATCCGCTGGCCCGCATTCTCCATGGGGACCATCACATCCTAGTTCCATGCCATCACATTCATTCTTGGCGATACAGTTTGCGGCGACAAAGGAGTCTGAGCACGACTGATATACCAGGTCACACCAATCTTCTCGCTTGTACTTTCTCTCTgaagtctgaaaaaaaaagttaccaCGAAAAAATCGTAAAAATGCAATATACTATAGGAGTTATCCATACGCTGGGCTCGAAATAAGGGCGAAGTAGCTCTATGTCCCATAACTTTGTTATTCTTCTGTtctgccttttcttttttgaatgaAACTATGGGGACTTGCATTGGGGTCGAATTGAGTTCATACCTCGTCCGATACCTCGTCAAATATTC contains:
- the LOC141894276 gene encoding uncharacterized protein LOC141894276 isoform X1, which gives rise to MSPKEGMLLVVFVASAISSPSRLPRKDLLLKESIREAPKKENIRIFDEVSDETSERKYKREDWCDLVYQSCSDSFVAANCIAKNECDGMELGCDGPHGECGPADSLQYR
- the LOC141894276 gene encoding uncharacterized protein LOC141894276 isoform X2; translation: MSPKEGMLLVVFVASAISSPSRLPRKDLLLKESIREAPKKENIRIFDETSERKYKREDWCDLVYQSCSDSFVAANCIAKNECDGMELGCDGPHGECGPADSLQYR